The following proteins come from a genomic window of Chitinophagaceae bacterium:
- a CDS encoding LexA family transcriptional regulator has product MKLVNLHKAPKIDIYSASTESFLQRPYAESGIKAGFPSPADDFLDISIDLNKELIKNPSSTFYGRVKGDSMKGAGIEDGDLLVIDRSLEVNNGKIAVCFIDGEFTIKRIKIEKDCCWLLPENEDFKPLKVTEENEFIVWGVVKHIIKTI; this is encoded by the coding sequence TTGAAACTCGTTAACCTCCATAAAGCACCCAAAATTGATATTTACTCCGCATCTACGGAAAGTTTTTTACAACGACCCTATGCAGAAAGCGGAATAAAAGCAGGTTTCCCATCTCCGGCAGATGACTTTTTGGATATTTCAATAGATCTGAACAAAGAATTGATAAAAAACCCTTCTTCTACTTTTTACGGAAGGGTAAAAGGCGATTCAATGAAAGGTGCCGGCATCGAAGACGGAGATTTACTGGTAATTGACCGTAGCCTGGAGGTAAATAATGGCAAAATAGCCGTTTGCTTCATTGACGGGGAGTTTACTATTAAGCGCATCAAAATAGAAAAGGATTGCTGCTGGTTACTACCTGAGAATGAAGACTTTAAACCTCTTAAGGTCACAGAAGAAAATGAATTTATTGTTTGGGGAGTTGTTAAACACATCATAAAAACAATTTAA
- a CDS encoding type II toxin-antitoxin system RelE/ParE family toxin: MEKKGLKIVWDTKAKEALKEIFTFIAGDNMNEAEKVIKSILDSTRALAFYPDIHPIDRFKINNDGSYKAYEIYSYRISYKVQTEFIYILRLRHTSRNPFIY, from the coding sequence ATGGAAAAAAAAGGATTAAAAATTGTTTGGGATACAAAAGCTAAAGAAGCTCTCAAAGAAATTTTTACATTTATTGCTGGGGATAACATGAACGAAGCTGAGAAAGTAATTAAGTCAATATTAGATTCTACACGTGCACTCGCTTTTTATCCTGATATACATCCTATAGACCGTTTTAAAATAAATAATGATGGGAGTTACAAAGCTTATGAAATTTACAGTTATCGCATTTCTTACAAAGTACAGACTGAGTTTATTTACATTTTAAGGTTAAGACATACAAGCAGAAATCCGTTTATTTATTGA
- a CDS encoding helicase: protein MEGVIEETKIAAIAARFINSTGRHVFLTGKAGTGKTTFLKQIVHKTYKKTIIVAPTGIAALNAGGVTIHSLFQLPLGAFLPVDNQFAFNENIKINTPSGLHRNHRMQSKKRRMLQELELLIIDEVSMLRADLLDAIDAVLRRVRRKNTLPFGGVQVLFIGDLLQLPPVIQNEEWEILKNYYDTLYFFDALALKKDPPVYIELDKIFRQADETFIRILNNLRNNEVTEDDYEILNSHYRPDFKPAKNEHYIQLTTHNAKADNLNRISLKEINQPSFFYKASITGEFSEYAYPVEENLELKEGAQVMFIKNDPSGQGKFYNGKIGTIASLDSSEIYVKFNDGTDPVVVEKYSWENIRYSMNQTTNEIEEEVKGTFSQFPIKLAWAITIHKSQGLTFEKAIIDIGRAFAPGQVYVALSRLRSLSGLVLSTPVNYNSLQIDDNIKKYSEEKPSEKQLNHIFKESTDAFFQKYILQCFDFSELSFAVNQHAQSYDKEANRSVKQDFHEWALNLQAELREEVKVANKFKRQLENIFTEDNYLPLLTERVSAAYNHFTGVLNSFSAKIKDHINSLKNKARVKSYLNELKELDAVFYKQHQSVHKALSMCKTISTNHQPDNESIHTRELDENRKKSEVKIKSGKPKKGESRELSFNLYKSNNSIEETAKERGLAITTIEGHLSYYVSEGKLDVLDFLSKEKLNNILKASETLETEMLNEIKQHLGDEYTYTDLRFAIAYKKTASN from the coding sequence ATGGAAGGTGTTATAGAAGAAACAAAAATTGCGGCAATAGCAGCCCGTTTTATTAATAGTACCGGCCGACATGTTTTTCTTACAGGTAAGGCCGGAACGGGTAAGACTACTTTTTTAAAGCAAATTGTACATAAAACATACAAAAAAACTATTATCGTTGCCCCAACCGGTATAGCAGCTTTAAATGCCGGTGGAGTGACGATTCATTCACTTTTTCAATTGCCTTTAGGTGCTTTTCTGCCGGTAGACAATCAATTTGCTTTTAATGAAAATATTAAAATTAACACACCCTCAGGCTTACACAGAAACCACCGAATGCAAAGCAAAAAGAGGAGAATGCTGCAAGAGCTTGAATTGCTTATAATTGATGAGGTGAGTATGCTGAGAGCAGATTTGTTGGATGCTATAGATGCTGTCTTGAGAAGAGTTCGTAGAAAAAATACTTTGCCTTTCGGAGGTGTTCAGGTTTTGTTTATTGGAGATTTATTGCAACTGCCACCTGTAATTCAAAATGAAGAATGGGAAATTCTAAAAAACTATTACGATACATTGTATTTTTTTGATGCACTGGCATTAAAAAAAGACCCTCCGGTATATATTGAGCTCGATAAAATTTTCCGGCAAGCAGATGAAACTTTTATTCGTATACTGAATAATCTGCGTAATAATGAAGTTACGGAAGATGATTACGAAATTCTTAACAGTCATTACCGACCGGATTTTAAGCCCGCTAAAAATGAACATTATATTCAGCTGACTACACACAATGCAAAGGCCGACAATTTAAACCGGATTTCATTAAAAGAAATAAACCAACCGTCTTTTTTTTATAAAGCTTCAATCACCGGTGAATTTAGCGAATATGCTTACCCGGTGGAGGAAAATCTGGAGCTCAAAGAAGGTGCTCAGGTTATGTTTATTAAAAATGACCCTTCCGGACAAGGCAAATTTTACAATGGCAAGATAGGAACTATAGCATCATTAGATAGTTCTGAAATTTATGTAAAATTTAATGACGGAACAGATCCGGTAGTTGTAGAAAAGTATAGCTGGGAAAATATTCGTTATTCAATGAATCAGACTACTAACGAAATTGAAGAAGAAGTGAAAGGTACATTTTCACAATTTCCCATAAAATTAGCCTGGGCAATTACCATCCACAAAAGTCAGGGGCTTACTTTTGAAAAGGCTATAATAGATATAGGCCGAGCTTTTGCTCCCGGACAAGTATACGTGGCTTTGTCAAGATTGCGTTCACTTTCGGGACTGGTTTTGTCTACACCTGTAAATTACAACAGTCTGCAGATTGATGATAATATAAAAAAGTATTCAGAGGAAAAGCCCAGTGAGAAACAGTTGAACCACATTTTTAAAGAATCTACTGATGCTTTTTTTCAAAAATACATACTTCAGTGTTTTGATTTTTCTGAACTGAGCTTTGCGGTTAACCAACATGCACAATCTTATGATAAAGAAGCTAATCGTTCAGTAAAACAAGATTTTCATGAATGGGCATTAAACCTGCAAGCTGAATTGAGAGAAGAAGTAAAGGTTGCCAATAAGTTTAAAAGGCAATTGGAAAATATTTTTACTGAGGATAATTATTTACCATTATTAACAGAAAGAGTTTCGGCCGCCTACAACCATTTTACAGGAGTTTTAAACAGCTTTTCAGCTAAAATTAAAGACCATATCAATTCGCTGAAAAACAAAGCCCGGGTAAAAAGCTATCTGAACGAGCTAAAAGAGCTGGATGCCGTTTTTTATAAGCAACACCAATCTGTTCACAAAGCTTTATCTATGTGCAAGACTATAAGTACTAATCATCAACCGGATAATGAATCGATACATACCCGTGAACTGGATGAAAATCGAAAGAAATCAGAGGTGAAAATTAAATCCGGAAAACCTAAAAAAGGAGAGAGCCGGGAATTAAGTTTCAATTTATATAAGTCAAATAATTCAATTGAAGAAACAGCTAAAGAACGAGGGCTTGCCATTACAACTATAGAAGGCCACCTTTCTTATTACGTAAGCGAAGGTAAACTTGATGTACTTGATTTTTTATCAAAAGAAAAGCTAAACAATATCCTCAAAGCCTCTGAGACCTTAGAAACGGAGATGCTCAATGAGATTAAGCAACATTTAGGCGATGAATACACATATACGGATTTGCGTTTTGCTATAGCATATAAAAAAACAGCATCAAACTAA